The following proteins come from a genomic window of Columba livia isolate bColLiv1 breed racing homer chromosome 27, bColLiv1.pat.W.v2, whole genome shotgun sequence:
- the KDM4B gene encoding lysine-specific demethylase 4B isoform X10, translating into MGSENQQNPGCKIMTFRPTLEEFRDFGKYIAYMESQGAHRAGLAKVIPPKEWKPRKTYDDIDDMIIPAPIQQVVTGQSGLFTQYNIQKKPMTVGEYRRLANSEKYCTPRHQDFEDLERKYWKNLTFVSPIYGADISGSLYDADVEEWNIGNLNTLLDMVEHECGIIIEGVNTPYLYFGMWKTTFAWHTEDMDLYSINYLHFGEPKSCLAKERKEGLNL; encoded by the exons ATGGGGTCGGAAAACCAGCAGAACCCTGGCTGTAAGATTATGACCTTTCGTCCCACCCTGGAGGAATTCCGGGACTTTGGGAAGTACATCGCCTACATGGAATCGCAGGGCGCTCaccgggcagggctggccaAG GTGATTCCTCCCAAGGAATGGAAGCCCCGAAAGACCTATGATGACATAGATGACATGATTATCCCAGCTCCTATTCAGCAGGTGGTTACTGGCCAGTCGGGGTTATTCACCCAGTATAACATACAGAAGAAGCCGATGACTGTGGGAGAATACCGGCGTCTGGCTAACAGCGAGAA GTATTGTACTCCGCGCCATCAAGATTTTGAAGACTTGGAGCGCAAGTACTGGAAGAATCTCACGTTTGTCTCACCCATTTATGGAGCCGATATCAGTGGCTCACTATATGATGCA GATGTGGAAGAATGGAATATTGGCAATCTGAATACCCTCTTGGACATGGTGGAACACGAGTGTGGCATTATCATAGAAGGTGTCAACACTCCCTACCTCTACTTTGGGATGTGGAAGACAACGTTTGCTTGGCATACCGAGGACATGGATCTGTACAGCATCAACTACTTGCATTTTGGGGAGCCAAAATCCTG CCTTGCAAAGGAGCGGAAGGAGGGGCTGAATCTCTAA